Part of the Polaribacter sp. Hel1_33_78 genome is shown below.
GATAATTGATCAGTTCCAGACATTCCATTTGAAGCTATAAAAGCGGTAATATCCATGTAAGAAGGATAAGAGTTTCCAATCAGATTCCAATTATTATCATCTTGTGTAATTGCTGAGTTTACTGTTGTTGGCATTGTGCCTGTAAATCCATAGTTAAAACCAGATGCAGACGCATCTTTTTTGAATCCATAACCAATTCCAGTTCCAAACGTTTCTGTTGTTCCGCCTTGATAATAACTCCAATGTCCTGTTGTTGCATCTGGAACTGCGTTATCATAAGTTGAAATTCCTTTGTTTGATGCGGACACTGAACCTGATGCTATTTCATTGTTAGTTACCCAAGTATTATCATATTGTGCTCCAACAAATGGACTAGCTACAAAATGCCAATTCGTATCAGCAACATTTACATTGTAGGTCATATTTCCTGTTGATGTTCCTGCTACTTGTAAAGAACCGCCAGAATTTACAGCTAAAGAACCCGAAGCATTTACTGTTAAGTCATTAGTATTTGCCCCAGTTGAAGATGATATTACAGCTGTTTTACCTGCTGGAATTGTTACGTTTGTAGTTGCATTTGGTACATCAACATCCCAATTACTAGCAGTTGCCCAATCTGAATTTGTAGTTTCTGTAAAATTTGCAAAGTTTGTTAGTTGTATCCAATCTCCAGGAAATTTACCATCTAGGTAATTAAAACTACTATCACTTAACGTAATTTTAATTCTATACACAGTTTGTACTCCATCAGAACCATTTGGTAAATTATAAAAAGGAACTGTACTCGTAGGAATAACTAAAGAAAATGAACCTGTTACACTAGTTCCTGCAGGTGCAGGATTTAATTCTGCACTTGCAACGGTAGAAATAGCTGTCCAATTTTGCTGTTGGTTTTCAATAGAGCAATAAATATAACCAGCAGACCCTACTGTATATTCATAATCTACTTGAATAGTATTTCCAACTAATCCTTTGGTTAAGGTAGCAGAAGTAAAAGAAATGGATTGTGCATTCGCAATTGTTATAAAAACAATAGCGAAAAGTAGTATTATTTTTCGTTGAATCATCTTTTTATTGTTTTATGAATTTAATGTTTTTGGATTTATTTTCTGATTGAATTGTAAGTATATAAATCCCAGAATTTAAATTTGAAACATCTATAGATTTATTATCAGATAAAATTTTAGCTTGCAGGGTTTTACCCAATATGTTTGATATTTTAATTGTAGAAATATTCAAGTTGTTTAAATTTTGAATATTTAAACTTTCCAAAACTGGATTTGGATACACTTTAATTTTATTTAATTCTTCAGTAAAAGAAGTTGTATTTAAAGTCCCTGATGCTACTAAAACTGTTTCTTGTTTAGGATAATCGTCAGCAATTACTGTCCAACCTACTTTTTCTTTCATTTCTACTGATAATTCGTATGTAAAATCAGTAGTTAAATCTGCCGTTAATGTTGTACTTGCAGGAATTGTAAACGAAATTGACCCTGTTATATCTGTACCTGGTCCATTAACAACACCAGTATCTCCGCCAACAATAAATGAATTATAATCTCCAGAAGCATCATAAAGATTTAAACCAATGTAAATATAGCTGTCTGCTTCTGTACTTGTATAGGTATAATTTACGGTAATATTGCTATCAACTTCTGCGGTTGGTATTGCAGATGTAATTGTAATTGAAGCTGTATTTGTATTTGTTGATGCCACCAAATCAATTTCTGTTGTAGGATATGCACCTGCCAACCAAGTAACACCATCTTCAGTCTTCATTTCAATGACTATTTTATAATTAAAAGCACCTGTTAAATCTGCTGTTAATTCTGTATTCGCAGGAATTACAAGATCAAAAGAACCAGTAATATCTGTACCCGCAGAAGAAGATGCTAAAAAACCATCAGTAATTTTTGCAGACCATGTTATATCATCATATTTATTAATTGCAGTATAAATTTGTACAGCAACAGCACTTGTATATTTATAATTTACGGTAACTGTACTCCCAACTTCTGCAGATGTTAATTCTGCCGAAGTAAATTCAATGGATTGTGCGCTCAAAAAACTTGAGATACATAATGCGAAAAAAAGTAATTGTTTTTTCATAATTTAAGGTTTTATAATTATTAGATTTAATTTTAAATATTATTATTGAGTTTATTTCTTGTTAGTTAATTAGTAGAATTTAATTTTGAATTATTTCATTCATCCAATTGATACCATCGTGCAAATTGTAATCAAAATCCCAAAAAGCTTTATTTTCCCATGAAGAACCTGCACCATATTGGTCTGGAAAAATTAATGTGTTAGAACCAACCCATTCGCCACCCCAATATATGACGCCAATACCTCCAGCATCATAAAGTTCTTGTGCCAAATCTTTTAAATATTCTTTTTGAGTATTTGTGGTTGGCGGATTGTCATAACCCGCTGGAATATTATCAAGTCCCAGAATATTAACATGATCATCATTACCACCTTCTCTAAAAAGTTGTGCGGTTTCCATAATTAGAAATTCTTTTTTGTAAGTGTTTTTTACAAAAGAAACAACTTCTGTCCAGTTTGTAAAACTTCCTAATGAATGCCAATTGTGATAATGTGAAAGTGCTAAAATGTCAAAATCTAAACCATTTCGAATATGAATTTTCATCCATGTTTTTAAATAAGAAGCTTCAAAAATATGGCATGCTATTTTTATATTTAATCCATATTTGGCATTTAAATCTCTTACTGCTTTAGTGCCTGCATTTAAAAGTTTTACTGTTCTAACAACACTATAATCTGGTAAATCAGCTTCGGTCATATTTGGTTCTAAAAAACGTTGATTTGTTTCATTACCAATTGCAACAATCGCTGGTGTTAAATCTGCTAAAATGTATGCTTCTAATACATTAGTTGTATGTTTATAAACTGAATCTTTTAATTTTTCGATGTCATTCGCTATCGGTTGCCATTTTAATGGGGCAACATAATTGTTTAATTTTTGGTTATCCTCTAATGCCATTGACTGATATCCAAAGGTTAACAAGGTTTTTAGCCCTGCGTTTTTTGCTCTTTGTAATTCAAGTTTTACTTTTTCTGGCGAACCAAAATCTACATCTGCATAACCCGCTGTATAACTGCTTTTATATGGTGGATTATCGATTCTTAAACGCGCAATATTTGCTCCATGATCTGCAATACTTTGGAATGCGTCTTTTGGAACTCCATTTTCTTTAAAAACGACTCCTCCGTAAGTTTCTTGATGTGTTACATATGCCATATAACTACCTTTATAAAACACATCACCAGAGGTTGGTTCTGGAAACTCAACTGGTGTAGGAATATCACTTTCAACGGTACAACTATATTGGAAAAATAAGCTTAAAACAATAATGATTTGTACGATGTTAATTTTTTGAAACATTTTTTAATGTATTAAATTGATTATTTTTTTGACCCAAACTTTATAGCCTTCCTCATTCAAATGAACACCATCTGTAGATAATTCCATTTTTATCAAATCATCTTTTGTAGCAAATTCTTGATGTAAGTTTATGATTTCATAAGGCTCTTTGTCTTCAGAATTTTTAAGTAATAAATTCGTTTTTTTTATTTTTTCTTTAAGTGACTCCGTATTTGTAGGTAAAATAGTTTGCACAAATATTTTTGTTGCTGATGAATTATCATGAATTTGATTTACTATTTTTAAGATGTTTGTAAAAACCATCTCTGAAGTCATATAATCTCTAAACAAATCGTTAATCCCAATCAGAAGAAATACTTTTTCAGGTTTTACATAATTGATTTCTCCCAAACGAGCTAAAACACCATCTGTAGTATCGCCTGAAATTCCTCTGTTTTTGGTTTTAGCATTGTTTACTTTTAATCCCCAGTCACCACCTTGTTCTGTGATACTATTTCCTAAAAAAATAATATCATTTATCTTTAAAGGATTTGCTTTAAACTCTTGGATTCTTTCTGGATAATGCGTTTTTGTCCAATCTGAGTGCGTTGCAATAACTAATGTGCTATCAGGATACATAAGATCTGGTATCACAGTATCTAAAACTTCTTCTTCTACTGTAACATTTTTAGCTTCTTCATTATTTTTACAAGCATATAATGATAGTATCAATAAAAAAATAGCAGCTATTTTTAATAAGATTTTATTCACAAGAGAGTTGATTTTAAATAATTTACTTATTGAGGTGTCACTGAATATTTACCTGTAACAAAATTGATAACGACTTTATAAATACCTGTTATTGGTGGTGTAACGATACCATTACCTATCCAATCAGGCGCCATATTTGGCACGAAAGATCCACCCTCAGTTGGTTGATTAGCAACTAAACCTAAATAAGCAGGATCTCCCCAACCTGTATTACTACTTAAAAAAGCAATATTTTTTCCTCCAGCCAACTCTCTAATTATAGAAAATGTATTTCCGTTTTTTGTCATTTGTTGGTCAACCGGAATTGGATATCCCCAATTTGAAGGCACTGCATTTCCTTGAAGGTACAATTGATTTGGTAACGGAAGATCATAAAAAAGATCTAAAAAAGGCGTTACTGTAATTGTTTCTACTTTCGAATACGAAGGCAAACTTCCGTAGTTTAATGATGATTTTAATCGTACTTTTAACTGTCCAGAAACATCAGTTGCTAAATCCATACTTAACGCAATTGCATTTAATTTAGCATGCGTTAATGATAATTCAGTATTCTCTGTAATTTCGGTTTCAGGGTTTGAAAAATCACCATCTATGTCATCTATTTCTAACGTATAAGATATAGGCGTTGCAATACCATAATTTGGTTTATTCCAATTAAATGTTATCGCAATTTCAGCTTTATTGGGCTTTGTTAATACAATATCTGTAACACTTGGGTTTATTAATAACTGACCATCAGTTGGTGCTATTGCAGTTAAATCATCATTATTATCTGTACATGAAATTAAAGTGACAATAACAATTATAAAAGATATCGTAATTTTTAACCTACTTTTCATATTATTTATTTTTGTTTTCATTTTGATATTTTTTATTTTTTCTATTCGTTTTAGAAACCATCAATTTGCTTTAAATTTGGGTTAGCCAACAAATCCGAAGTAGGAATAGGAAATAAATTAAACTTATCATCCACGGCTCTTCCAGATTCAGAATTCCCTTTCCAAGCCCATAAATAATCTGCTGTAGTTAATTTATTATATCGAACCAAATCTGTTCTTCTATGTGTTTCCCAGTATAATTCTCTGGCTCTTTCATCTAAAATAAAATCTAACGTAAGGTCTGCATTGGTGATATTTCCGTTAGTGCTTGAAGGATCATTATCATAAGCTCTTCCTCTAATTTTGTTGATATAACTTAATGCTGTTGCGTTATCACCACCAGAACCGCCTCTTAAAACAGCTTCTGCATAGGTTAGGTAAATTTCAGCCAAACGAAATACTGGAAAATCAATATCAGAAAGGTTTCCAAAATTATTATTTTGTTCAACTGGTGTTCCATCCCGTTTTACATTTCTATATTTGTATCCAGAATAACCGTCTGTACTTGTTGTAATCGAATTCACTTCCAAACTTTGACCAGTTGTATAAAATTGAGCACGTTTGTCAATAGAAGTATCTGGCGTTGGAAATAATGCTGGTACTTGTTGCGTGAATCTAAAGGCTTGCCAGCTACCAGACATTCCGTTAATAGATGCCGGAACTCCAGCTGGCCCCAAAGCTAGAAAGTTGGTAGAATACCAAGTTTGGTTTGTATTGTCATAATTAATCGTGAAAATAAATTCATTGGTATTTAAATCATTATCACCTAACATTAACCATTCATATTTTGCTTCTAAAGAATATCCTTCGTCTATTATTTTAGAAGCATAAGTAATCGCTTCTGTATTGTATTCTTTTCCTGTGTAAATTTTTCCATTCAAATACATTCTAGATAATAATGCCCAAGCAGTAGCTTTGTCTGGTCTTCCTCTTTCATTTGTTCTAGCATTTGCTAATAAAGGCTCGATTTCTGTTAATTCTTTTTCAATAAAATCAAATAAATCTGCTCGTTGAATTTGATTTGGCGAAGTTGTACCTAACGTTTCTTCTGTTGGAAAAGGCGGATTACCATAAGCATCCATTAAAATCCAAAAACAATAGGCTCTTAAAAATCTGGCTTCGGCTTTAAATTGATTTATTTCTTCTGCTTCAACTCCAGAAAAACCTCTTTTATTTAAACTTTCTTCCGAAGACTCAATTATGAAATTATTACATAGCGTAATCATATTAATAGCAGAATTGTACACATTTGTAATTGCTGGGGAATCTGCGCTCCAAGCCAGTTCGTGGTAAATACCATCACCACCGTCATTCCAAGTACTTACCGCCATATCTGTCGTATATTCTTGCATACTCCAATAAAATCTTAAAAAAGTACTATAAGCGAGATTAGAATATACAGATGCTAGACTTTGTTTGTAACCTTCTACATCACTGTATTGTCTGTCTGCTGTTAATACGTTTAGCGGTGTTTTATCTAAATCTTCTGTACAAGAATTAAAAGTTATCGAAATTGTTAAAAGAAATATTGCTAATAAAAATCTACTCTTACTTATTTTTTTGATGTTTTCCATTTTATTTCGTTTCATATTCTTAAAAATTTAAGTTTACTCCAAGTGCATAAATTCTTGGAATTGGGTATGCATTTTCATAACCACCACTTGCCTCAGGGTCGATCCCATCATAATTTGTAATTACAAA
Proteins encoded:
- a CDS encoding SusE domain-containing protein produces the protein MKTKINNMKSRLKITISFIIVIVTLISCTDNNDDLTAIAPTDGQLLINPSVTDIVLTKPNKAEIAITFNWNKPNYGIATPISYTLEIDDIDGDFSNPETEITENTELSLTHAKLNAIALSMDLATDVSGQLKVRLKSSLNYGSLPSYSKVETITVTPFLDLFYDLPLPNQLYLQGNAVPSNWGYPIPVDQQMTKNGNTFSIIRELAGGKNIAFLSSNTGWGDPAYLGLVANQPTEGGSFVPNMAPDWIGNGIVTPPITGIYKVVINFVTGKYSVTPQ
- a CDS encoding RagB/SusD family nutrient uptake outer membrane protein, translated to MENIKKISKSRFLLAIFLLTISITFNSCTEDLDKTPLNVLTADRQYSDVEGYKQSLASVYSNLAYSTFLRFYWSMQEYTTDMAVSTWNDGGDGIYHELAWSADSPAITNVYNSAINMITLCNNFIIESSEESLNKRGFSGVEAEEINQFKAEARFLRAYCFWILMDAYGNPPFPTEETLGTTSPNQIQRADLFDFIEKELTEIEPLLANARTNERGRPDKATAWALLSRMYLNGKIYTGKEYNTEAITYASKIIDEGYSLEAKYEWLMLGDNDLNTNEFIFTINYDNTNQTWYSTNFLALGPAGVPASINGMSGSWQAFRFTQQVPALFPTPDTSIDKRAQFYTTGQSLEVNSITTSTDGYSGYKYRNVKRDGTPVEQNNNFGNLSDIDFPVFRLAEIYLTYAEAVLRGGSGGDNATALSYINKIRGRAYDNDPSSTNGNITNADLTLDFILDERARELYWETHRRTDLVRYNKLTTADYLWAWKGNSESGRAVDDKFNLFPIPTSDLLANPNLKQIDGF
- a CDS encoding T9SS type A sorting domain-containing protein, giving the protein MIQRKIILLFAIVFITIANAQSISFTSATLTKGLVGNTIQVDYEYTVGSAGYIYCSIENQQQNWTAISTVASAELNPAPAGTSVTGSFSLVIPTSTVPFYNLPNGSDGVQTVYRIKITLSDSSFNYLDGKFPGDWIQLTNFANFTETTNSDWATASNWDVDVPNATTNVTIPAGKTAVISSSTGANTNDLTVNASGSLAVNSGGSLQVAGTSTGNMTYNVNVADTNWHFVASPFVGAQYDNTWVTNNEIASGSVSASNKGISTYDNAVPDATTGHWSYYQGGTTETFGTGIGYGFKKDASASGFNYGFTGTMPTTVNSAITQDDNNWNLIGNSYPSYMDITAFIASNGMSGTDQLSDTFQSVYVWNATNSLYEMHTSGYLQPGQAFFVNSKVSSGTVAITTAMQSHQTSIPFYKTSTTTLNLSVSNGSSTKKTQINYFNDKTNGLDPGFDIGMFNGVVSDLNIYTHLVENNEGIALGRQALAISEMKSQIIPIGLQAEAGKEITFSIEALNLPSGIQVSLEDRDANTFASLTDSDVKVTLDEHVYGTGKYYIHLSNSVLSIDNSFLESVSVFASNNANLKVIGLPRKSTSLKLFNLLGKQVFNTTFISIGSDNISLPKLSKGVYIVQIASENRNLNKKIILE
- a CDS encoding glycosyl hydrolase 53 family protein, which gives rise to MFQKINIVQIIIVLSLFFQYSCTVESDIPTPVEFPEPTSGDVFYKGSYMAYVTHQETYGGVVFKENGVPKDAFQSIADHGANIARLRIDNPPYKSSYTAGYADVDFGSPEKVKLELQRAKNAGLKTLLTFGYQSMALEDNQKLNNYVAPLKWQPIANDIEKLKDSVYKHTTNVLEAYILADLTPAIVAIGNETNQRFLEPNMTEADLPDYSVVRTVKLLNAGTKAVRDLNAKYGLNIKIACHIFEASYLKTWMKIHIRNGLDFDILALSHYHNWHSLGSFTNWTEVVSFVKNTYKKEFLIMETAQLFREGGNDDHVNILGLDNIPAGYDNPPTTNTQKEYLKDLAQELYDAGGIGVIYWGGEWVGSNTLIFPDQYGAGSSWENKAFWDFDYNLHDGINWMNEIIQN
- a CDS encoding GDSL-type esterase/lipase family protein; this encodes MNKILLKIAAIFLLILSLYACKNNEEAKNVTVEEEVLDTVIPDLMYPDSTLVIATHSDWTKTHYPERIQEFKANPLKINDIIFLGNSITEQGGDWGLKVNNAKTKNRGISGDTTDGVLARLGEINYVKPEKVFLLIGINDLFRDYMTSEMVFTNILKIVNQIHDNSSATKIFVQTILPTNTESLKEKIKKTNLLLKNSEDKEPYEIINLHQEFATKDDLIKMELSTDGVHLNEEGYKVWVKKIINLIH
- a CDS encoding T9SS type A sorting domain-containing protein, which produces MKKQLLFFALCISSFLSAQSIEFTSAELTSAEVGSTVTVNYKYTSAVAVQIYTAINKYDDITWSAKITDGFLASSSAGTDITGSFDLVIPANTELTADLTGAFNYKIVIEMKTEDGVTWLAGAYPTTEIDLVASTNTNTASITITSAIPTAEVDSNITVNYTYTSTEADSYIYIGLNLYDASGDYNSFIVGGDTGVVNGPGTDITGSISFTIPASTTLTADLTTDFTYELSVEMKEKVGWTVIADDYPKQETVLVASGTLNTTSFTEELNKIKVYPNPVLESLNIQNLNNLNISTIKISNILGKTLQAKILSDNKSIDVSNLNSGIYILTIQSENKSKNIKFIKQ